TACGCTTTTCgtagtttgatgtcttttgtatcatagtTTTCCTTTCCGAAAgcggcccggccgggcaccgaTTTTGAAATGCGACGTAGGCCTTACAAAGTAGCTGACCGATGACCATCCTTCCTGATGCTTAGCAAAAGAATGAGAAGTGATTACACAAATTCATTCtctgagtgtttgtgtgtttcgCGTAACCGGCAAACCGTCTTACGGCGCAACAGCCTTGTACGGTTGGAACAAACTGAGGAAGACGTAACTGGtagcctctatagcaggctctctggggcctttccCCGTGTTTCTTGGCTCATAACACTCTTTTGTTGACCATTTCTGCCGGCCCCGTAAGGATTTGCTAATCTCCTCTTGATTTGAGGCACCGAATACATGCAGGCTCCACGGGGCCGGTAGTCAAGCGACCCAATATacaaagaaatggccagcaaatatgtattatgagcaaaaaagaCGGGGGAAAAGGCCCAGAAAGCCTGTTATAGAGGCTACTAACGGGAAACTTTGATCCACTTTCACCGGGATGGACCCCTACcttttttcgataagtgtgatgcagggatctttaacgtgctaGAAGTGTGGCTCTTCCAAACGTGGGCCTCCGGCTTTCGGTCCAATCTGAGAAGACGTTCCTCGCAGAAGCGAGGTACTCATTTCGAATTCCACCTAGCAGTAAGGAAAACAGCGTAAAACAGAAAATACTAAGAGCACAAAATTGTGGGGCCTGCTAACGATTCGACCGCAGAACTTAAACACAAGTCCGCCTTTCCACCTCAAATGTGTGTAATGATACTCATCAAGCAAATGGTGGTTATGCGTCAACCATACCAAGACTCCATTATCTAGAGTACATGTTGAGCCGGCGAAAGGATTTATTATTGCTGTTATCTAGAAATTACTATTGTGTAACACTTATCAAGACTGTTTCTAGCTagcacagtgtgtgtgtgtgcgtgtgtgtgtgtgtgtgtgtgtgcgtgtgtgtgtgtgtgtgtgcgtgtgtgtgtgtgcgtgtgtgtgcgtgtgtgtgtgtgtgtgcgcgcgcgtttgtgtgtACAGATGTATAGGGTTTGCATCTGAAGACGTTCTATATATATGACATTCAGCAAAAGTGAATAGATTGATTTGCTATGCTATGAAACTATAACAAACCCAAGCTACGCCGATCCCTACTCGAGCACTCGTACCTGCCTGCCCAACAAAGTTATCAGCACCACGGACATGCACCGTTGTTGTGCCGAAGGACAGTTTAGCCGCAATATTAGCACTCACGCTCCGCCGGTCTCAGCCTTGAATATTGAGCCTGCATAATCCGGTGACATATTAGGTATTACTTGCGACAGTGCCACCATTAAAGCTTCTCTCGGTGTCCAGAATCTCTAATCCTGACGGATGGCAGGATAACTCTGGCAGCAGCTCATGTTGCGGGTCgctttgaagaaaaaaacatgcggTAAGCTAGGGGTTGGTCAGGATTAATGATCTCCCAGAACCCCGcttttaacaaagaaaagtaaTAAAACTTCGGTAATTCTAATCGCAGGGAGAAGGAAATTTGCCGAAATGTGTATGGTGAACAGAATAACACGGAATGTTGGGGTCTTACATGCTAATCACTAGTAGATTAAACTCCAGCACAGGACGGGGAGAAATTTACCTGTCAAAAAAACAGGAAAAGTCGATGAAGAAAGTGCAGCTTGTaacagacctacatgtacataggtaCATGTTTAGATGTAAGGTCGTTGAGGGCTAAACCGAGGCAATGTCCCACCCAATGTCGGTTACAGCATAACAGGTGAGAAAAGGTGAGAAAAGGTGAGaaagaaatgagaaaagttCATCTGCTTTTACGCGCATGCAACAACTGATGAAATAACGGGTTCCGTTAGATCCTTTTAAAACCAATCACTGGAGACCGACCGCGCACCACGTCACACCCCTAGGCAGAGCGATAACGTTTTTCCAGACATCGGCGTTAAGCTCTATgacgtaatacatgtactaatcaTTCATCAATGGTCACTCTTCTGTGAGAAGTGAGAGAAGAAGATGatataaaatgaaaatgatgatgataatgaaaatcAGGGCCTTATTTGCACAATGAATGAGAAACAATTGCAATGCGTCTGTCGTAAAGGTTTACATCATTAGACGAAGGTACGACTAACATTACCTAATTCCTTTATCCGTCTTTGggtttacatacataaaagcTCAACTTTAGAATGCTTTATGTATCGCATGCTCTTTCCTTATAGCCGTTGTAGCTCACGAAACAAGCATTATATTTATATAGACGCAACCAGCGTCAGCTTTTGCTTGTCGTTTTTTTCCAGCATCCGGCGGGATAAGcaagtttctttttgtacagtaCTAGTGAAATATATACATTCTGTGATAGATGATTTCAGGTAAAGCATTGTAAAAATGTGTTGTTCGGCATATTCTAGGTCTAATACTGATACTAACGTAAGGGTTCGAATACAGAATTGAAACTTGTGTTTTCGATGATCAAAAAAATCAACGTCGTTTCATTTTCAGCATCCTGAAGATGGCTGCGAGACTCCCCGCACTTCTTGCCGCCCTGCTGTTGGCACAAATCCTGTGTGCTCGAGCCTTCACCTACACGCACACGTGGGGCCGCAAGCGCGCAGACTCGTCAGAGCTGCTCACACCGCAAGCTGCCGCGGACAGCGTCTCTGCAGCGGAGGTAAGAGACGTCTAGCTTCTGCACTTTGAAATGCAACGTAGATTCACACGTACAGCTGTCAGCTTTGTCAAGTGAAGGTTTCGATACTTTCGGTACAGTGCACGAGCGCCACCATGCAATTTGAATCCAAACGTAAAAAAAGTTTCGGTTTTTAGATAGGTTTGATATTGATTGATCTACTCCTTGTCGTATATGTAAATGTTCTGATGTGTAATTGCGTTATTTTATTTGACGCTTCAACTGTCGATAGATGGTACCCCAAATCAGCAACGATGCCCTGGTTGAGATCTGTACGTTGCAATTTCAAGTTCAattaaaatagataaaaaagttGAGAACTTGAGTGTCAAAAAATTAATTATTCTAACTTTAAGTTGGAAATAGCTACAAATGGATATGCTTTGACACACAACACAACCGACAGCAGTACCAACAAAATCTGTAATACTGCACTCTGCTCATGTATCCGCTTGTCATAGGGGATGCCTACACATTATATGTACGTATTGTCTGCGTCTGCAGATGGCAGTTTTTGTAAATCTATCTGCAATTGAGAAATGTCTTTGACTTGGAGagtgtttgtgttgttggaTAGTCGATCACGTTTACACCTGCATTCAAATAACTGCCTGTCTCTCTTGTCAATTAGCGATAGCGCCACCCCTCCCTTTCAGCGTTCCATTTCTGGCCACACTTCAACTCTTTCGATGAAGGTCTCATCCGTGCATATCAATATGCAACGTGGCCATGGCCACAGACGTGCTTCCTGCCACTTCTGCGTTGTAACTAATGGCTAATGTCGTTAAAAATAGCGTGGCCGTCTGCATGGCATACGTATGAAGAGGTATAAAATGTTTTCAAGCTGAGTTTCCTTCAATGGTATGTGcacaaatacaaagaaaaacacTCTCTTCCTACGCGggtatgaatgttttttttacaaccaaCCATTTATTAACCTTTGAACATAAAAGCTCTAAAGCAGTATTTACAATTTCAGAGCACTAAAGCAGCGTACTACCATGGATTGATTGTGCCCAAAGTTGCATTGGTTCTAAATAACTCAATGATGTTTTTCCGGTTCCAATCTGATCTGAAGTTTTGCTCGTCATGGTTGGTAAAAGGAAGTCTGGGAGATGGCACCGTCATATCAGAGACATGCAGATTTTCTCGACAGCTGTCGTTTGTGCAGTGATTCACGCACGCCCAGCGATCAGAGGAAATCTATtatcagatataacgttatgcacaTTATCCTGTAATGTCATTTCAACATGACTGACATTTATGGAAACATGATTGGGTTTTTTTGAAGAGGAACCGTTTGAGATGGCAACACATGGAGCCACAAAATTCTCCAAACATGATTACTACATCACATGGGGCTGTGCCATGGGATTCCGTGTTCTTCTTTATCCCAATGTTCGTAACATCAAAATTAGCGTCAATTTACAAAAAGACCGATTCCTTttcatgtgtcatttgaatgattTTTCTTTGTGCTCTATAAAGCGAATATGTTGAAGACTGGGCACAAACGGGTCTTCAAACAAGCAATGGCACTATGAAGGATAATaatgcatctacatgtaaaatataCCTGCTTTTTACCTTCAACGCCAGaaattacacaatgtaataAACAACATGGTATATCTTAAGGTGcctttcttttcattttagCTTTTCTTTACTCTTATTGTTCATCGTGTCTATCTACCACTCGACCAGGCTGATGCTTAGACAAGCTACACCAATTCGTCCTTACATCCAAGGCTATCTTccagaaaaaattaaaacagtagTACATGCATATCCAGCTAGGCCAAAAGATGCAAAATCGGAAGTtctgtagtaccaaggtcacacaccagggggcaaAAAACGACCTAAGTGAACTTTTTCTCACACCTACCCACAAATCAAATAACCCCAAGATCCATCTAGAGGCCACAAATAtgaatacatacacacacacacacacacacacacacacacacacacacacacacaaacacacaaacacaaacacacacacacacacacacacacaaacacacacacatacacacacacacacacacacacacacacacacacacagagagagggagagggagagagaaagagagagagagagagagagagacgccCTAAACCCCCATTACCATATGGATATGATAATCATGGAGAACGATAGAAATGATCTTATTTCCGACAGCTTCCTGGATCTTCGCCGATATTAAATAGGGAGAGGGGGGTTTATTGTTATCTTTTGTGTAGTGTGACCGTCTTTGCTATACGCTTCACATAGTTGCAACTGTGCAACAGATCAACAATATCGAATTTCTTATTTCTCCCACAGGTTTACGACGCAAGTGAAGAGTCAGAGGTCACCAAAGAAGACTTCAAGATGGCTGTTCGTACTTTGTTCCGGATCCTGGGGGACTACCTCCAGAAAAGGACGAACCAGAACTGACCGACCATCAAGCACCAGTCCTGGCGTAAAGAAGCAAAACGGAGGCTGGAACTAGACTCTGACGTAGTCAATGTCATAGAGGCTTCATTTTTCGATAAACAAATATGCGTATTGAAAGGATAGCTACAACAAATACAACATGTTTACTGTACATTTCCAGGTTGTTCTCCCAAATTTTTAACACATTATGCCATCCTTTTTCCGAAATTAAAAAGAGGTCGTTGAAAGAATTTGGATAAGGTGAACATATGGCATTTGTGCTTTTCAGTTGATTAGAATTTGGAAATCAATTCTATTGACCCAGTTCTGTATTACGCAACTGTATCGTAACATGTCTACATCTAAATTTAGATTATTTCTAAGTGATGTGATACTAAACAAACTACAGTTAAATGGTGGGTCTATGTGCCAGGAAAGGAGAATATGGGGTATTAGAGCCAGGTGCACTTATGAGCGAAGCACCCCTGCAGATATGGAGACTTGATGTTACATTAGGTGAATAAAACACGGTTGATTGTTTTCtgttgtcatgtttgtttttaGATTTGCTGCTGATTGTTTATCTAGGATATGTATTGAGAGCGTATTAAAAAGGTGAAACATCAAATCATCAACgacaccatccacaaaaaatGACGCTGATCTTTATCGCATATTGATGGTCAAAATGGCTAAGTACGCTAAAGACAGAAGGATGAGCTTATAATATCACacagtatacagtcaaacctgtattagcggccacctttgcataacggccacttgcccatagtggccactctttgtcggtcccttggattcgtaatgattaagaaataggattagcggccacctgtccaacgtggccatggccacacgatttccggtcccgcaggtaactgttacaaaaacactgccgattacggccacgcggaccgctgatctatgtttcgccacgcgttcggccatatacagcggccgtatcgtcaccctacgccggatttaaaacctctttgacttattttcaaaacaaaacttcgtaaactggcgctacctaTACCcactgacaaacgaggtcatagaaggtcaatagacgacaccaatattacggaggtaaattgtgttaaagttacgttctaatacactatcgcttaggatAATTTAcaccacaaaaatttctaaatatattgttacaaagacaaaatgatatggacttcagactatggtggattttattcttacatttattaagagataagtctaaaatttattgatcttttagggtagtcccttcagttaacgtagtaactgatttccaaggaagccctatatacatgttcgcacatgttcgcacaacgacgggttataccgccccttacggggtgacacacccgtccgggtgaatgatgtagatcactatgtggctgatacgagacagaggtcgccaggcctccatccgggtgatttgaagtgaaacaccaacttccgacagaaggatttgcaccaacgcacaccgcaccatcgcacgtgtgggggttctttaacgtgcatggggtatggctctccccatacacgggacctccatttaacgtcctatccgagggacgactcatttttcacttgagtaaagtgaggaaagtcgtgtaaagtgcctttcccaagggcacaagaccggcaacacggcaggcggattcgaaccggcgacctctcggtcacgggccgaatacactaccactgtgctacgcggctaaatgacgtgacttttcttgtgagtaccacattagcataatgggcgaatctgacgtgtgaacgcgagcgggaacacacggacggcgaagtatcaaaggatacaagacgacagatcaaagaaatatgactataccggtctcttcagacaatatcaactgtagaacatttaaaaatttttatagcttttgttttcttaatgcatatagtgtaaaatcattgcagtacatgtacagtactgtattatgtgaataaagatcagtgggtactaaaacaaAAAGGAATGTGGTCAACAAAATGGTTCAAAAAGGAATGTGGTTAACAAAATGGTTCAAAAGGGAATGTGGTTAACAAAATGGTTCAACGATCAAAGGCTAAATACTGCCAAGAAAAACTAGCAGAAAACGTCTCAGACTCGAATAAACTATGGGGAACAATTGGGGAAATTTTACCAAATAAGAAAAGTATCGTGTCAAAGACACTGACCTTTGCAGGCGAACATCTTACTGGGTTGACTGATATTGTAAAGGGCTTTAATAAGTTCTTCGGTATGGCAGGGCGTAAGCTAGCTGAATGCTTTGGGTCGCATAACCCTATCCCATTATGCCCAGCACAGTATAAGAACTTGGATTGCACCTTAACTTTTACTCCACTTACTGACCAAGCTGTGCATACCCAGCTAAAGAACCTACCCATAAGAAAGGCTGCCGGGTTGGATAACATTCACCCCAGACTTCTTAAAGCCGCAGCCCCGATTGTAGCACAGCCACTTACTCACATATACAACCTGTCCCTCAGCACTGGCATGATACCATCTGAGTGGAAATTAGCAAGAGTGACGCCCATACATAAAGGTGGATATCAGTCCGATCCAAATAACTTTAGACCCATTTCTGTCCTGCCTATtgtgatgaaaatatttgagaAGGAGGTCCACAAACAACTACTGGCTTACTTACATTCTCATGACATACTTTGTACCAACCAGTCAGGCTTCAGACCAAGCCATTCAACAACCACCACCTTACTCGATGTTACTGACTACATATTGCATAATATCAACAGTGGTAAACTAGTCGGTACTGTATTTCTTGATCTGAAAAAGGCGTTTGATACTGTTGATCACAGCCTACTTTTGACTAAACTGAATTGGATTGGCCTTCGGAGTACTGAGCTGGATTGGTTCACAAACTATCTTGCAGATCGCCAACAGCGAGTCTCACTGAATGGTTGCACATCTGATTCCATTCCTATTACTATTGGGGTACCTCAAGGGTCAATCTTAGGTCCCCTTCTTTTCAACCTGTTCAAAGCTATAACCCGCAGTAAAGTAACTTTATATGCGGATGATACAGCTATATTCTTTTCAAGTAATGACCCCAGATGCATAGAAAGCACATTAAACTTGGAACTTAAACAAATTACTTCCTGGTTTACGTCGAATCAACTTACTCTTAACATCAAGAAGACAAAGTGGATGCTTATGGGCTCCACTAGGAAAACAAATTCTACTCCTGATTTGGAGATCAAGATTAATAGTGATACCTTGGAAAGGGTTAGCTCTTATAAATATCTGGGTGTCATACTTGATTCTAGCATAAGTTTCACTGATCACTTGGATGAGGTGTGTAGTAAAATATCACAGCGCCTAGGACTATTAAGACGCCTACGACCTTATCTCTgcactggtgtagcaaatttgtTGTATAAAACCCTTGCTCTACCACTCCTTGAATATTGTAACGTGGTATGGGACAACTGCAGTGCAGCCAACAAGCAGCGTCTCCAAGTCCTCCAGAACCGGGGCGCACGAATCATCCTCCGACGTGAGCCGAGGTCGAATGTTGGGGAGCTGCATCAGACACTGGGTTGGAGTCTGCAGCAGGAGCGAAGAACTCGGCAGATCTGCATTATGGTGTACAAATGCCTTCATGGCCTAGCACCCAACTACCTACTCAACACATTTCGTTTCAATAACCAAATCCACAGtcataacaccagacaagcacAACTCCTACATAAACCTaactactagggctgggtatcggtacagcgtaccggtacaaaaccggtttttcttattggaccggtccagaaaaaccggacctgaaaaaattaggtggaccggatgttggaccgattagaaaattaacatattattttatcaggcattcatacgttttggcgcttgcagttggaagaaaatgacaagagtgaagtaaagtagagtttatagtaatttctaccaatgtttacagtcaatcgtacaggtgcagttagcgttgtagtattttaaaacgccagtgttatgtctaatactccactaaacagatttctttgtagtgaaatggaccattggtataagtcatactgaatcaggtccaggttcaggtccggacctggacctgatcctctggacctgaaccggacctggacctgaattttctgtaccggtacccagccctactaactacacttcaagagcaggtcaacgcacatttgcatacagggcAGCTGAAATGTATAATACACTTAAACCTgcaacaaaacaagcaactacTCTTAAAGCCTTTAAACAGTCTCTGATACCATAacactgacatctgacctctgaTCCCAATGACTGTTCAATTACCTTATGATttttgtgatcttgagttgttattgtgtatgagttgttattagtaagttgcgtatatgatttactgatccgaattggattattctttcttatgttcagtccgattgatcaggacaaatggcactgacatctgacctctgaccgcaaTGACCGTCCAATGACcctatgagtttgtgatcttgagttgtttttgttatcaagtatgagttgttattcttttgagtgTTCCTAAGTTGCTTATATGATTTACAaatccgaattggattattgctttgttatgttcaatcctaGGCTAGTagttatcttttgtactttgagttattattattgttatagggctcccttggaaatcagttactacgttaactgaagggactaccctaacgatcaataaataaataaataaaaaaccaaatgtaacttattgcttgtggtcaattaa
The sequence above is drawn from the Branchiostoma floridae strain S238N-H82 chromosome 4, Bfl_VNyyK, whole genome shotgun sequence genome and encodes:
- the LOC118414171 gene encoding uncharacterized protein LOC118414171 produces the protein MAARLPALLAALLLAQILCARAFTYTHTWGRKRADSSELLTPQAAADSVSAAEVYDASEESEVTKEDFKMAVRTLFRILGDYLQKRTNQN